The Onychomys torridus chromosome X, mOncTor1.1, whole genome shotgun sequence genomic interval GCTGTCATCCATCAAGTGGTGCAGAGAGGTGGATTGCAAAGAGATGGCTTCCACACCCACATGGGATGTGGGAGTGGGGGACAGGGGAGGGGTCGACAGTCTGGTTCCTCTGAAGGGTTCCAGAAGATGACTGGCACACAGGGTCTGATGGCTCCCATTCTTAACAGAAGGCTACACCAGGTCCTTCCTTGAGCCAGAGACTCTTTATGGTCCTGTCACACTCTTGTTTTTAAGAGCATCTTCAACGTAGACGTACCAGGCACCATAGATGGGAAACTATCAAGGCAACTGCCCTGGTGAGAAGGAGTTAAGTCAGACTTGACCTTCTTAATCTGCCCCTGCACTTCCAATCCCTCCCCTAAGGAAGATTAGGTAAGGGTCCAGAGGGAAGCGTTCTTGGCCAGCTTTTGGCCATGGAGGATGTTGGCTTCACTCCCAGGAGACGAATTCATCTAGcaaggcctagagtctctggtaCCTGGCTTTCAGGAGGACCCCTGAAAGAAAGGTTTCTTGTAAAGCCCTCTGCTTCAAATAGCAGCTTTCCAGTCCTCTGCATTTGTAAAAATGATCTCCTCTCTCCACTACCTAATTCGAGGCGAAGAAAACCTTATTGATAAACAAAGTCAGGTATAAGAACTCAGGGGATTTCAACAGGTTGTAGGTACAACTGAGACAAGAAACGGGAGCTCTGGATACTCAGGTAGGACCATTTATTTTCACAGTGTCTACCCTCATTGTTACTGCTCACCAAAGATGAATCCAGCCTAGCTCACCTCACCACCCAGTCACTTGCTAGTTGTTCAACCTTGTCTTCCTGACCCTACGGGAGAATTAACGCCCAGGGAGCCACTTTTCCCATCTGAGTAAACTCTAGTAGTGGCCCTTCCTGCTACTCAGCTATGGCAACTTCCTTTCTGAAGACTCCAGCCTTCAGGTAAGGCCTTTTCTTGACTGCACTCACAGATACTTTCCTCTCACAACTACTGAGTCAGGCCTGGCTCTCAGAAGAGGTTTTCCCCTTGGAGAACTTTTGATTTtcttggggaaactgagggttgctggtttggttttgttgttgttgttgttgttgaagacaaggtttctctgtgttgttttggtgcctgtcctggatctctctctgtagaccaggctggcctcgaactcacagaaatccacctggctctgcctccccagtgctaggattcaaggtgtgggccaccaccgcctatCTGCTGTTTTGGTATTGGttgcttgcttttgagacagagtcttgctatggtAACCGACACTGacctagaactccctatgtagcccaagttggcctctaactcaccacccttctttctctacctcctgaggcctgggattacaggtatgtgccaccaggcTGCTTCTCTGAGAGCCAGGAGTCTTTCCTGTCCTTAAGGTAGTTAGCCGTCTGTGTGTTTGAAGGGAAGGTATTCACTCAGCCTGGACAAGGAATGGAGGAGGGTCCGGGAGCAGTTCTCAAAAACGGATGACTGTAATACTAAAGGACAACCAACAAGTCTCCGGGCAAATGGTGGATGTAGAGGCTTGAACACAAAGGCTGATGGGGAGAAGTGCAGCTGCTCAGATACAGATGaaatggtgtgcatgtgtgtgtacatgcacgacGGGAGGTTAGTCTAAAGGCATAAGGCATGAAATGGGAGGTTAATGGTTAGAGATGAAACTCAGAAGAAAAGGTCAGACAACAGAAAACTTTCCCTGGTTTCCTAGGAGAGCGAACCTTATCTTGAAAGGAACCAAGAGTTCCTAAAGTCTTTTAAGCATGACAGGGTTAGCAGGAGAGTTATGACTGGATTTACACTTTAGAAAGGTCCTTCTTGACTAGTTTGATGATTGATTGCAGGAGCAGAGCCGAAGTGGCTTTAGTGAGACCAATCTGAGGGGCCTATGGAATTTCCTGTAGCCACGAGGTGTTGGCTGGGTACTCTACCTAAGGTTCGGGCAGTGCAGAGGGAGAAACAGACACATTTGTGTTATATTTTGAAGGTATATCTGGCATGACTTCACTATGACTATATGTCCAGAAATGTGAAGAAGTCAacggtggtggcacattcttataatcccagaattcagagactgaagtagaagggttgccacaagttcaaggtcaacctgggctatatagcaagaccttatctcaaaaccaaaacaacaacaaacaacagaaaaaccaatGACTCAAGGCTTACTGGCCTGGGTTACTGGATGGCTGATTATGCAATGGGGCATACTGTATGAGGAGTAGTTTGAGGATGGGTAAAGATGAGCAGGGGGTCTTCTGCTTTGTATGTGTTAAGTTTGAGGTGCCGATAATACATTCATAGATTCATGGGTGGTCATTCCAAATGCAGTCAACTATGCAAACCTTGAGTTAAAAAAAGAGATCTATGAGAGAGGTATAGAATTAACAGCCATTGTCagattgaggcaagaggattttcTAGGAGTtcgaagccatcctgggctatgcagtgagtCCCACGCCAGCCACAGCGACATTTGGAAGTCCTGtcttcaaaaagagagaaagagaaatgacaaCATGGGAAGCACTAGAGAAAACAATGGAGAAGTCAGCTTTCTGAAGAAGAGGGACAACGCAAGGTGGCAGATATGTGAATATTAGACGTTAGAATGAGGAAATGGTTGACTCTGACCAGAGCATTCTGAGTGGGGGGGCAAAAGCAGAAGCAAGGCTCCAGCAGAGATGTGTATGCAAGGGTGAAGTGGTGATAGCAGTATTGAAAGGGTTAAGAAGGTTGGCTGGAAGGAGAAAGGTCAAGACTGACAGGAATAGCTGCATAATGAGgcgagagggaggaagggagcttCAAAATGTATTGGAAACGTGACCTATTCACCAGGAGGATGTCTATAACAGAGAAGCAGGGTTGCTGAAGACCTTGCTGAGATGTGCGTCTGAGACCTGGATAGGCACAGTTGTGACCAGAATAGCAGAAGAAAACCAGTGCTGGGAAAGAACGTGCCCCTTGTCATAGCTGTTAATGGCCGAGTTTGCTAAATGTGCACTGGTATGTGCATTGCTTTACATAGATACTGCTGTCGTAGTGGTGCTGATGAGCAGGGCCAGCTATGCATCTCAGGCTGTGAGAGCAAAACACAAGCTTAGCCCAGTTTTCACCTTCAACTACAACTACATAGGCAAGATGTtcaataaatggagagaaactattTCTTCATCTTGTGCTCCTCTAgttatctccttttcttctgacCCCCTTCACTCTCTGCATGGTAACACTTTGGTAATCCCTTCCTCGGCAATGTTCACTAACTCATTGTAGTCTCCTGGGGGCCCTTCAAACTTGTTaactgtttttattctttcactAAAATAATGTGTTTGAAGCTAGGTGAGCTGGTGCAtgcttgtagtcccagcattcaggagacagaggtaggagttcaagggcaggctGGATTGCATAGCAGGTACCAGAACATCCAGGGATGCAGAGAAAGACcccatctccatttttttttttttttttttttttttttagcaaaaggTATGTTTAAAGAGTTATTTGGGGGGTAGGGCATTGTGTAAGGCACATGAAATACAGACATAAATGACATCATTGATGCCATCAAGTAGCCCCCATaccagcagagagaaatgagtttAAATAGGAACTTACAATATAACACAAGTATGTCATACCTTAGTATTCTCACCTCTATTATACAGTAAAGAGTATTGGTTTATCTATCATTAAATAGTTGACAATTAAATGAGTTAACACATATAAAGTACTTATAATAGTCTCATGAGAAACATTATATCCGGGCACAATGGTGCATACttgtattcctagcacttggatggctgaggaaggaagatcaaagtttgaggccagttccGGCTACACAGTGGGTTCCAGGCAGGCCTGCCCTACATAGAGAAATGCtttctcgaaacaaaacaaaacagaaaacgaCAGATAGGAAGCAATAAGCAGTATGTGTGTTGCTATTATGATTGTTACTACAGTGATGATGGAGGTGCATGAATATAAGGTACTATAAGAATATAGAAGAgtgtcctggagagatggctcagtggttaacagcactgaaagctcttccaagggacccaggttcaaatctcagcacctACACGTTGGCTCataaacatctataactccagttctagggcatccaaTGCTTTCTTTTCGTACCCAAGGGCCCTGCATATATGGGCACACAGACttccacacaggcaaaacatttacacacataaaaataaataaatcttgctgggtggtggcggtgcacgcctttaatcccagcacttgggaggcagagccaggtggatctctgtgagttcaaacccagcctggtctacagagcgagatccaggacaggcaccaaaacaacacagagaaaccctgtctcaaaaaaccaaaaataaataaatggaatgaaatgaaaataaataaataaatcttcagaaaaaaatacaggaGAGGGGCACTGGACCATGTCTAGAACGGAAGATTTCCAAGCTAAGTCCTCAAGATGTTCCTTTCAGTACAGCCTGTACTTAGACGTGGGAGCAAAACACCACATGACATGATTGAAGAAGAGCTGAGAATAACTTAGTTCGGCCACAATATGGAGTATGAGCAGGTGGATAGCAAGAGGTGACTCTTGGGAGGTCATGGTGTTCAAACAAATCTGGATTTTATCCTTTGAATTTTATCCTTTGGTCAACAGTGGACCATTGGAATGTCATAAGAGTAGTgacttgctgtgaaagcatgaagacttgagttcagatccccaagaagaatgtaaaaaataaatccGGGTGTGGAGGGTGTGGAGGTGTGTACACTCAGAGTGGGCAAGGAGGAGGCAGATCACAAGGTTTCACTTGCCAGCCAAAACAAcaagctcctggttcagtgagacaccatctcaaaaaaaaaaaaaaaaaaaaaaaaaaagacagagggcGACAATACAgcttagtgagtaaaggcacttgctgccaagtctaacCACCTGCATTTGATCATcagaactcacatgatggaaggagaggaccaactccccacaagctgtcctttgacctccacatgcacacacatgtatgcatagaTGCACGacaaaataaattatcaaaaaaaatcaaaacatgccaggtggtggttgtggtggaaagcctttaattccagtacttggaagtcagaggtgggtggatctctgtgagttcaagaacagcctggtctacagagcgagttccaggacagccagagctacacagagagacgctgtcttgaaaaacaaacaaataaacaaacaaaaaaacataagaTGGAGAAAAATCAAGGAAGATACCTGAAATCAAGGTCTAGTCTCTACAGGTTTATGCATCAAGTGGCATCCTTCCCCGCCAACCCCatgaaaatttgtgtgtgtatccacacacCTACATGTAGGCACATGTAGGCACACATGCAAATGACCTCTTCAGATTAATGTGTTGAAGGGCCATCCTGGCAACCATACGGAGACtgaatttgaagagaaaaaatgggaaggaaaagcaGTTACAAAACTGGTGTTTCCCCAGTCCAGGAAGGGAGAATGGCAAAACCGTGCATTAGGAAGTAGTGGTGGAAACGAGAAAGGAGAGTCCCACATTTCGAGTAACTCAGAAGACAGAACTGGTGTGACTTCATAGTTACAAGATGCAGGGATGAACAGGAGCAGGCTGTCAAGGACTACTCCTGGGATATTGGTCTGAAGAGGGTTACCATTTGGTGACAACATGGGACCCAGGCAAGAATTGGtcaggagggacagagggagaggtgCTGTGTTCTGGAAATGTCAAAGGAGGTTGTCACGAGATTTTCCATgctcccactgagctaaaccccaatatcccccccccccacacacacacaaactttttgTTAGATCTCTTTGCCTCTGTTGACTATTAGGAGATTTACCACCAAAAATTTAGATTTGGATAGGGAACAGATTAGGAAATAGAGTAGGCATGCTTGTTCATCTTTAGAGTTTTAATTCAGGAAAGAGTGGATTCCTGagcaatgggaaagaaaaaaaattaaaacatttattttttattttatgcatatgactGCTATGCCTGTATGCATGCCTATGCATCACTTGTGTGCCAGGGGCCGCATAGGCTAGAAAAAGGAATCagaactggagctggagttactgacagttctGAGCccccatgtagatgctgggaattgaacctaggtcctctggacgagcaactagtgctcttcaccactgagctatctttccagccccccccctttttttttttgatgaaggTGAAGATGGAGTAGCAATGTTGTATTGGGTTGAAAATTTGTGGGCTGAACAGTCCTGCAGAAGGTGGGGGGAGATGTGTAACTTTGACCTTTGTATCTTGAGCCTTGAAAAGGAGTGAGAAAAATCTCCTAATACTGCAAAGTCCATGTATCACTGAATGCCTGCCTACCTTTTGCAAAGCCCTCTAATACTGGATGGAACAGCTTTGCTTCCCTTCCCTCTACCTTTTCTGCCGTCTCCAAGAAGCCAGGGACCTGGAACAGCTTTTTCTCTAGAGTCCCCCCATGTCATTTGAGAGGCTGGTCATGGAATCATCTGttaggagaggaggcaggaaataCCCGGTGTGTGTGCTACACCTTTAGGGCCCCTTATGCTACCTTGCACGGAGAGATCTGAGCAAAGCTAGAAAGACCTTATCTCTCAGAGAACGGAGAGGAAGCTTTGTTACCCATCCTGATCTGCCCTGGAAGGACATTATTGCCATAGAAAAAAAGATTCCTGACTAAGCCTCTCCTCTTTAGTCCCTTGGCAGTTCAAGTAGCCTCTGACAAACTGGAGTCCAAGGCCACATTCTAAGACTTGTTCCACATGATCCAGTCTCCTGGAGTTTGGCCTCAGTCTGCAATTGAGGGGCCCCATGGTGTGGTTGCTTGGCAATATGTTAAGTAGCAGGCCTTGGAGACGAGCTGTGGAGTTAACACGCCACAACTCCTCTTACCATCATTACCTTCTCGGAAAGCAGGCACCTGTCTTGCCCCTGCCTTTTGTCTCACTGCCAACCTAAAGCATGCGCCTACGCAGGAGCTGATGACATTTTGGCTCTCCTtccaaagtgttttttttttttcctttctcatgtgttatttttaaagataacaaAGGTCAAAAGGCATCCAGCGTTTTCTGGTTTCTCATAAGCTTCTGGTCAATATTTAATCTggtttatgggttttttttttttttaaaggttttctaGATGCCTTCTTGAGCCTGCTTGTGGCCACCCACAGATACTTGTAAGGAGGAAAGAAGTCAGCTTGCCAGAGACACTGTGAAATGAGGGATTAGAGCCCGGGATCCAAGAAACAAGAGCAGCAGCCAAAAGACAAGCGAACGGGCTCCGAAGGGACTTCTATTGAGAGATCTGCCATGGCCTCCCTTGGCGTCCAGCTGGTGGGCTACATCCTGGGCCTTTTGGGGCTTTTAGGCACATCGATTGCCATGCTGCTTCCCAACTGGCGAACGAGTTCTTATGTTGGTGCCAGCATTGTGACAGCGGTTGGCTTTTCCAAGGGCCTCTGGATGGAGTGTGCTACACACAGCACAGGCATCACCCAGTGTGACATCTACAGTACACTTCTAGGACTTCCTGCTGACATCCAGGCTGCCCAGGCCATGATGGTGACATCCAGTGCAATGTCCTCACTGGCCTGCATTATCTCTGTGGTGGGCATGAGATGCACAGTGTTCTGCCAGGAATCTCGAGCTAAGGACAGAGTGGCTGTAGTGGGTGGAGTTTTCTTCATCCTTGGTGGCATCCTGGGTTTTATCCCAGTTGCCTGGAATCTTCATGGCATACTTCGGGACTTCTACTCACCACTAGTTcctgacagcatgaaatttgagATCGGAGAGGCTCTTTACTTGGGCATTATTTCAGCCCTCTTCTCGCTGGTAGCTGGAGTCATCCTCTGCTTTTCCTGCTCACCTCAGGGAAATCGTACCAACTACTATGATGGCTACCAGGCCCAGCCTCTTACCACGAGGAGCTCTCCAAGGCCTGGGCAACAGCCCAAAGCCAAGAATGAGTTCAACTCCTACAGCCTGACTGGGTACGTGTGAAGAACCAGGGgccagagctgggggtggggtggggtggtggctgGGACTGTAAAGAAAAAGTAGCAGACAATGCCCTGAGGGTCACAGGCAAGGTATGTTGCCACTGAATCATATGTAAGGTGCTGCTGAGGATAGACTGACTTTGGCCATCGGATGGCgtgaaggcagagatggagacaggtgtgGCAGCATGTAGGTCGAATTGCCAAGGGCCCTCACCAAGCCAGCTTTTCTATTTTCCTTACCTTGCCCTGCCAAGGCACCTCCTGTACTTTGACTGCTCAACCCAAAACTCCAAATCCCATCCTTGCCACTTTTGGCTAAGCCCAGAGGTGCTCCTCTGACCTTTGGTTTTACCTGGAAATCTGTGCCCCCAACCTACTAATCATATCCCACTGACTGGCCATCTGTGATCAGAAGACCCTCTCCCTCTGGCTGAGGTTGGCTCTTAACAATTGCTGGGGGACAGAAAGAAGGAGTGGTGGCTTCTGTGAGCATGGCTCTagctgccttctcctcctccatccaaaGACAAGGATTGATCTGTAGCAGGCCTAAGCCTCTCTCCCACTTTTGTTATGAATGCAGCATGTCCAGACTGGGCTGAGAATGAACTGAAGGAAAGACACCTCGTGGCATCCAGCGGAAACCAACTGGGTGCAGGATGGAAGGCAATCCGGGACTGCACAGCATCAGAATCACTTCTCAGGCCATGTCCTCTCATCCCCATACACTTGGGGAAACAGTTGCTGGAGAATGGAGAAGCGCAGGGCTGCAGCACTCTTGACTCCACCGAGGAACTGCCAAGCAGCTGCAGTTAACAACTACTACTGAAGCCTCTGCCCCCCTCTGGGGTGTCTGACCTAGACTCCTGGCTAAACCACAAGACTTTGAGCTCTAGACAAAAGTTTCCTTGGGAACAACAAACCAGTTTTTCTAGAACTGCCCTTCAACATGCGAACTGCAGAGGACTAAGAAAGATTCTACTCTTTAACCCTGGCCAAGAAAGAATAAGGACTTTGGTATCCGAGAAGCTGGGGGAACATGTATGGTGGCTGTGTGTGCCCCTACTGTTTCACAGAGGTAGCCCTACCAGAACCTTCAGACTTAACGGAAAAACAACCTCTTGGGCCCTACAGAGCCTCCAAAACTCAGAGCCCTACAGAGCCTCCGAAAGACCACAGCACCAGATAGGTCATCGGTCACTTTTAATCCTCTCTCATCGCCCTTCAGAAGATATTTTGGCCGGTATGCAAGGTCTCCAGTGTGGAACATCTGTTTAGGACCTGAGTGATAGGTGGACTGCTGCCTGGGATTGTACTCGAAGGGGGAGAACAGAGAATGGTTCTCAGCCAAACAGTTTCACTAGCAAGGTCTTCAAACGCTCCATTTCCTCTGTGATGCGTGGGCATCAGAAACAAGAGACAGGTTTCCCCCACCAGCCTAATATCCCCAGCTTCAGCAGCTGTCCAGCACACCTCGTTGAAAACTTCAGTGCCAGCAAGGGAGGCCTACATGTGAGGTCTCCTCTCACATGCCTTTCCTATCTCCACCATGTTCAAGCTGGTTTACCGACCTGGAAGCCATTTCCTCTTCACTAAGTCATTCCCATGCTTGGAGAACTGGCTCATCATCACCTCCTCCTTCATCGAGACTTCTCTGACCACTCCTTtctgctcttccctcttccctcctccaactcccaaTATATAAATCACTTAATGCTTATTAGTCATAATTTTGATTGATAGTtctcgtgtgtgcgtgtgtctttctgtctgtgtaaGTTCTTGGAGGGCAGGTGTCATATCTTAGACCTGTCTATATATATACCCAAGACTGTAACAGTGCTTAGCATATACAAGATGATCAATAAATGCTTGTTGATTGAGCAATTGTTTTATTGAGTAAAAGGGGGCTAAGACAGGGCACATGTGATGAAAGGGAATTGGGTTAGGAGGGGCGGGTGGGAGCCTGTCTTTGTGTGTACAAAGGTGCACAGAAAATTCCAGGTTTTGTGAATACAATCAGAATACAGGACAACACCCCTCACTAAAGATTTGAAGTTCTTCATCTTGCCCAGGATTTGTTCTTtttcagaaaagtaaaaatttacTTGAAAATCACTTAATTGGGGTTGGCTATTTAAATGGTTATGTGCTTATTCCTCTCTTTCTCCAACCCACTAACATGAGGAAGCTCAGCCTGACCTGATCATCTCCATTTGGCATATAGGAAAATAAAGACCCACCCAAGTAAAGGTTTTCCTGGGGCTACATAGCTGGACTTAGAGCCCTAGTCTCTTGACTCTGAAAATAGGACTCTGCTGATCCAACAGTTTTCACAGCCAGTAAGAACAGCCTTCCAGAAGTTCCCATGCAGTCTAAAGAAATCTACTTAGGACCTGCAAAGTAACAATGAGACATGCAGGCTCCCCTGCTTACCCATGAAGGTGATCTGGGGGAGTGGGAATTCATCAGGCTTTATTTCTGCCTGCTCCTACCATGCTATCTGTCTGACCAGGGGGGTGCAAGGTTGTCATCTAAGAGCCAACAACTCAGTTCTAAGTCCTCTAACTCTGGGGGAGTTTGGAATATCAATGATTTGACTTCATAAGGAGATAGCAAAACCTAGTAATAAGTTTATTAATACAATACTAACAAGAATGGGGCCTGTGAGTTCAGCTCAACCAGCCCTTGAACTTTGGGGGCATCAGCATATAGGAGCTGGTTATTACAAACAGCAGCCTTGCACTTCTGAAGTGGACCTTCTTTGGTGCACAGGATTGAAGACAGTATCCAAGTCCATTTagagggaagggctggggaggaggaggacctACTCACTGCATAGTAAGAAGTCATCTCTTGTCTGGTGCCAGAATTCCCAGTGCTTGACCCAGAACAAATGGGGGCTGAAAGGAGGGTTAGCTTTGACGACTAGACCTTGATGAATCCTGAGTATGGTTCTGATTACCCACCATCTGGCA includes:
- the Cldn2 gene encoding claudin-2 isoform X1 — encoded protein: MASLGVQLVGYILGLLGLLGTSIAMLLPNWRTSSYVGASIVTAVGFSKGLWMECATHSTGITQCDIYSTLLGLPADIQAAQAMMVTSSAMSSLACIISVVGMRCTVFCQESRAKDRVAVVGGVFFILGGILGFIPVAWNLHGILRDFYSPLVPDSMKFEIGEALYLGIISALFSLVAGVILCFSCSPQGNRTNYYDGYQAQPLTTRSSPRPGQQPKAKNEFNSYSLTGMSRLG
- the Cldn2 gene encoding claudin-2 isoform X2, whose amino-acid sequence is MASLGVQLVGYILGLLGLLGTSIAMLLPNWRTSSYVGASIVTAVGFSKGLWMECATHSTGITQCDIYSTLLGLPADIQAAQAMMVTSSAMSSLACIISVVGMRCTVFCQESRAKDRVAVVGGVFFILGGILGFIPVAWNLHGILRDFYSPLVPDSMKFEIGEALYLGIISALFSLVAGVILCFSCSPQGNRTNYYDGYQAQPLTTRSSPRPGQQPKAKNEFNSYSLTGYV